CAGCAATATCACCACCTCCGTTTTCTATTTTGCGAACCTCCTTCTCAATTGCATCAGCTGCAGAGTTAGTCTTGCGGGTACGGTTATTTGATTCTGTGTTACACACATTTTCCTCTATACAAGACCCACCCCCAGGTCCGTCGTCCAATGATTCCTCTGCTTCATCCGGGGCGAAGTTGGAGTACAGCAGATAGTCTTCATCCCCTGAACTTGCACCATCGCTGTCGTCACAGTAATCAAATCTACTGTTGTCCTCGTcatctgcttcatcttcatctagaTCATTTCCTACATTATCTTCACCGTCTTCCTTCCGACTCTCGTACTCATCATCTTTCTCTCCCATTTCCTCTGCCACGCCTACGAAATCATCTACAACGACTTCAGGGGTCTTGGGTGTTGGTTCTGGGGTTTTCGGTTTAACTTCCTCGAACAAGGTTTCACCAGATTTAGCTTCGATCTCAACGCATAGCCGGATGAGTTCACTCCTATGCTGTTTGAGAAAGTTTTGAAACTGCCGACCATTCGAAACAATCACCGGTGGCATATAACATCcgctttttttatatctatctaaCATATAGCTCAACTTTATCGCGGAAGTTCTTTCACAGAAACCAAAGTCATCGTACACCATAGCAGTAAAGTCttcaaactttgtttctttatcgGCAACTATAATCCTGCACCCTTTCCTAGTATCAACATCAAACAACCAGCGCTTTTTGTCTACCCTCCACCTCCCACACGCCAATacgatatcttgctcttccatggatgaaccgagatcaaagattaaagaaactgagtaggaaaaagacgtttgctccggcagacaaacagaacacgattgatgaatctgctacaaactttattacatgaacaccatagaTCGGAAGAACAGTAAAGGTGTTTAGATCTTcttccaataagtctatcgcaacgctcgactgtctttgccagctcaaacaaattcgtgttattctggtaagactttacagctgtcaatcttgcttactaaatctaccacggacaagaaGCCTACCACAACACtacgaaaactatttcaaaaaacaaacaaagtataccaaaaatatctgtaaggagagaaggctgtcgcataaatctgtcgcaacatgccattagtctaccataaatatcttcccaCCCTGTTACGTTTGCCGCTACACGCGCTTAAAACAaaagtctatcatcaaagggaaattcctctaccaacttaatctaacgAATCGATTTCATGTACgtccaccgataagtgtaccaacactacaactaagtgtaccatctacagtgaccgataagtgtaccaagactacaactaagtgtaccaaaaatatctgacgtacacctttaatcagtccacgtgtataaatctaccatcaaaagatcggtagacttagtcccaacttccaatgtttttttttttcttaatggcattagccgtaattatgtttttctcaacactagtttcaggggtagtataggTACAAGGTGTTAGTCTAGTcattacaaacaattgtatgttgcttttgtaataaggaagcttttatgcaatattctagtaactcacccttttattaatttatcgataaattaataattattaatttatcgataaattaaaacctctataagttaataaaattttatggtcccAACCTTATTAATTtgtagaagttttactgtagtaGTAGATCTATTAAGCatagtttagtattttaataaaaacatataataaattaatgggaaattacctagaatattacataaaagttggtttattactagactaacacgttgagattttCGACTTActcaaataacacataaaagtttgcaaattacttctaTATCTGAGTTATGTGTTTTATTACAGTTTAtgccatttataattaaatttggttggaaaaaaaaaacttgagatttTATGCTCTTGCTCTTGAGATCTCTTACTTTAAATTGTCTTTgattttggagagaaagaaacacaaaaaacttGAATGAtcgattacttttttttggattctcttAAATTTGGGTAGGCAAAAAACATCAGATTGATTCCTTCTAATTTGATTCACTTTCTCTCTCGAACTCAAACTTTCagatctagtttttattttattcttactTCGATATTCACTGATCTAACTTAACTCCCTAACTGGATGAGTGAAGTGGCGTAAGTATCAATTGCTGTTTTATTTGTAGATAAGTAACTTGGCAAGCATTTGgtttctgtctctctctctctctctctccattttTGCTACGGGTATACTGGAAATGAGATGGAGCGGTGTGGGCATAGATGAATGGTGGAGAAACGAGCAGTTTTGGGTCATtggtttcttttccttttttattctttcttcttcacttaaattaaaattaaatttttggatgtttttgtttctctgcgTTTCACACACAATTCAACAgacccatcttcttcttcttaagattCTGAATCTTTTATATTGATTGATTGGCTAGCTTCTCTTcgattttacaagttttttgtttattccgAAGCTAGTTGATgaaaagaatcaaaaaaaaaattatcttgatgatgaggaagataaataattttttcttttcttccttgtGTGTGTTTGCAGGATCTGAAGGAAGCTagggtttgatttatttattttgacaaATTGTAATtcggattatttttttttatgggcaATCTTTAAAAGAAGAGGTAACATATGTTCTTTTAAGCTTCTCCCTTACAggaactttcttttttttagatatGTCTTGTTCTTACAAGATCCTTTTGGATATGTCTTTGAAGTTTGATATGTGGTTTCCGTGTTTCAGAGATTTTGACTAATTTTGTAAGTTACCTAAATATTCAGATGAATTGAATCTTTGACCACGATCAGATCAACCAGTCTGGTTCGTAACTCGTTTTTATCTCCAAATAATAGGCAAAAAGAGTATACAATCTTCATCAAATATGTAAACTTTAATACTCTAGGATTTATCTCTTTAGACTTGATTGACTATGTAGAGATTAACAACTCAAATCCCTAGCGTTATCATCTGCGTGTGATTAAGATTCAATCAACTTTTACTGGCTACTTAGTATTTGTAATATATCCGGACTTTGATCAGTGTTCTGAACCATAGTTTCCTCAAAACATCTCACTTTCTCAGCTTTGTCTCTAGTTGGATTGTTATATGTATTACTTAGGATAGTTTAGTCTAAGTAGGTCTCTCCGTCTCTGCTCATTAGTTTCATTTGTCTGCAGGTTTCTTACTCAAAAGTTGAATACTTTACACtatttatatacacacactAAAAAAGATGTTGGGAGGCAACAATAAGAACCATGTGCCGCAGGTTCTAATGAACGATAGCCAGTTTCAGTACCAGACGAACACATCGTTGAATCAGCTTCACTTGCTCGGGACGAGTAAGTTTTGTGATCTCTGTTCATATTTTGGTTCAAATGTTGTTAGAACTTTACAGAGTTTCTCTTTTGTATGTGGTTGCAGTGAGAGCTGGTTGTACTATTGATCTTGTAAATATTTTGCTAATGATAACCTTGCTCCGATGATTCGACTGTTGAGATGGGCGTTTTGAGCAATGTTTCTATTctcctctttatttttcttctttggtgtGTAAAGATTGTTGTTTGTAATGAGTTACGGTGTCAATATCAATGAATGAACGCAAGCCTAGTGTTTGTAGGTGATGTTTCGAGGGAACATACATACACAGCGTTAGCGTTTGTCCTTAGTTATATTAGGGATCAATAGATTGTAATACGATTCAACCGGATTCCATACCATATCAAGAAAGATGAACATCAACAGTCATTGTTATGAAACCAAAACATTTATTTAACAATAGAGTATCAGAAAAACTGACTCAGACGATTCCCACATGAGCTTGTAAAGAAAATTATAGGCTTCAACACAAGACTTCAAACTAGAGCAGTTGTTGTCGAAACGGAGAGTGACTTGATGCTTCAGAATCTGTGCTCAAGCTTCTCCTATTCCTTGAAGTACTAAGCATACCTGCATGTTACAAATTAGGTACTTAGTAATGTTAAGATCGAACGAGCAAGAACTCAGTTGGTGTTTAATGGAAGCACAAATTAGCTATATTGATTACAGCGCCATTAAAATCCTTAACATCTTGAGATGCAATTCTACAATACTAATTGTtatctagtaacatctcttacttgttccatttccggtgaacaaAAACGACAATATTAGTTACggttgcagaagaagatatgttgaagataactacaaaattacaataatatcgttcattaaaacggatttatggacactaagcaaaagaacgttatgtacgtacactaatctcaagaacgttatgtacgtatgcgttcatatgtacgtacacgtttatatgtacgtacacgttcgattttaggtttaatgaacccaaaattaccagaatatcctcgtcttctacctctaacatacgactgaaaaccctaatttcccctgcctcactttatttttcacgacttatgtctatttttttggtttcacttgtggggtttttactcaactattgtagattttcatctcaacatctgatttctaaattaaaaacctataaaaagtgagttatatagatttctGAAACGATATctagctcttccatggatgaacccagagAAAAGATTAACGAAAcagagtaggaaaaagacgtttgctccggctgACAAACAGAatacgattgatgaatctgctacaaacgttattacatgaacaccatagatcggaagaacagcaaacgtgtttagatctacctccaataagtctatcacaacgctagactgtctttgacagctcaaacaaattcgtattattctggtaagactttacagctgtcaaaaatgcttactaaatctaccacggacaagaaACCTACCATTACACtccgaaaactatttcaaaaaaacaaacaagtataccaaaaatatttgaaacgaGAGAATGCTGTCgaataaatctgtcgcaacaggccattagtctaccataaatatcttttgggtcatattgactgttaaaggtgtacgtcatatatttttggtacacttagtttttgatacacatatacgtccacgataagtgtaccaacactacaactaagtgtaccatctacgtcGACGGCAAAGTGTACCAGCattacaactaagtgtaccaaaaatatctgacgtacacctttaatcagtccacgtgtataaatctaccatcaaaggatcggtagacttagtcccaacttccaatgtttttttttttctaatggcattagtcgtaattacgttttttctcaacactagtttcaggggtagtataggTACAATGTGTTAGTCTAGTcattacaaacaattgtatgttacttttgtaataaggaagcttttatgcaatattctagtaactcaccctaaaataataaatgtgtCCTTCTTCCCTGGGTACGTTGAGAGGACTATGGTCGGTAGACCGGGTAAACGGGGTCGTGGTCGTAGTCGAGGATCATCGATCCAAAGATAACTAGAGGATTACTTTTTTTACTAGTTCTATCTTTCTCCCATATTAGAATCtgctttttattaaattaaatgtaGCATGCTGATTATGTGTCAAGCTTAGGAGAGCTCCTTTCAACTATAgtgtattattaattttagttattattttttaatatactctcttttaatatataagatagaaactaaaatgcaaaagcCCTAAGTTGTGGATCAAACGGGGTGGCGGGTTACAATTGGCATTAGTCTGATGTATGATGAGTTATATAGAAGTGTTTAGCTTATGATCTAgtatttaacaaattttaatgttgttttatttaatatataatatagcaaaaaaaacaaaaaacaaaaaaagatatagaaactaagcaaaaaccctaattaagtTAGGTATAGAGATGGCGCATCGGGAGAAGCTTCCATGGGAGTTGATTGAAGAGATACTCTCTCGTGTCCCACCTAAATCTCTTGTTCGCTTCAGAATCATATCGAAACAATGGAACGCTCTTTTAGACGACAAGACGTTCATGAACAACCACAAGATGACGTTTAGGTTCATCCTAGCAACTAAATCCAAGATTTATTCGGTAAGCATTGATCCCGTGATAGTGGTACGTGAGTTAACCTTAGGTACTCCCGGTTTAAAATCtttgaaacttgaaaacttGGTTGATTGCAATGAGTTGTTGCTATGTGGCAAGAAGAGAGGAGCTGTTGCATGGAACCCATGGTTGGGGCAGAGTAGATGGATCAAGCCGAGTTTAATTAAAGGTTCTTATATGGAAGTCGACGGCATAGTATACGACAATAAGAAATACAAGATGGTTGCTTTTTCCTCTGGGAAGGAAGATGATCACTTTGACATGTGGAAAATTTATGACTTTGCGTCCGATGTGTGGATAGACTACAAGTCAGAACCTGGTAACAGTAGTAGCCCAAACGCTGTTAGTGGTGAAAGTGCTGTATCCTTGAATGGAACTTTGTACTGGGTCTGTTTTCGTGAAGAGAACGATCCCTTGTGCTACCACATTCGTAAATTCGACTTCTCGAGCGAAAAGTGGAAAATATTTTGTGATCTACCATGTGGGAGAAACCATGATGGGGATGCTCTCGTGCTTAGGGCCTTTAGGGAAGATCGGTTTTCGTTGCTAAAGCAATGCATTGTCACAAAGAAGATTGATATTTGGGTGACCGAGAACAAGATTAACTATGAGAATGGTGGTGATGTGGTTTGGATGAATTTCATGACTTTGTCTAGTCCTAACTTGCCGGGTTTAGTCGACAACGTACACTACTCTCAGCCAAGTTATTTCATCGAGGGTAAGAGACTCGTGGTGTGCTCTTGCGACAACACTGGTCAGGCTTGGATCTATGTTTTGGGGGATGATAAGTTGATCAGTAAAACTCGTATATTAGATTATGTGGTTGATCCTTGGCCTTTGCACTGTACCTTTGTTCCCAGTTTGGTACCTTTATTCTCAGTTTAGTTTTATTACATTTTGGcttcttgttttggttattaACTACATTTAAACTAGAGATTTTACTTGTTTTATCTCTTTTCAtttggaaaaataaatgtttactAATGATCTATTTTGAGCAATCTAGATTAAAATGTCAACAGACTATCTGATTCTCGTTGTCTTGTTTGGGAAGACTGGTTCCCAACCTTACTAGCTTCGTTGTAGCGTGGAGCCTCCAAATTCGGTTACCAATCACCTTGTTCATGCATAATTCTAACTACTTAAGAACCGCAATATGTGTAATCCATTATTCAGTGAGACAATACGAAGATTGTGGTACCTTTATTTCTTACTACTATCCCGCTTCTAAAGGTGCTAAAATGAAACAGAGTAGCCAAAGAAATGAACTTGTCCAATGTCTAAAGATGAACTTCAAAATATTGATGTTTGATTCTATTGACTAGCTAGGCTAGCTTGCCCATTTCTCTGACGCTACATCAGAGTTTCCCTATTACAAAAGTCCCGTGGACAAGTGAAAAAAGACAGTAAGTAACtttgaaatatctttttttttgttgcaaataCACTATTTGGTAAAGAGTTACAAAGATACAACAGAGGCGAGATAAAGACTGACATCAAGGGCCACATCAATTAAAAGAACGCGTCACCTTAAGTCCTTCCCGGAAATTAAATAGATCGACCATAAAGCTCTCTCAGGCATGTTCATCATTCACGTGGTTTGGAACCTCGGGCTGGCTGTCCAGTGGCATATACTGTGCCATTATGGCTCTGATCTCTGAGTCCATGTATTGCTGTAAAACCAGGGACATAGCAAGTTCAAAAAACATTTCCCCAAGCAATGGATATGGTAAGACATGATATGATGTTAGAGAAGAATCATGTTTTAACCAACATCTCAGACCACTCAAACAGAAGAGACTATTCTTTCGCTTTTACCACAAAAAAGAAAGCCGATAAGCGAGGAGAAGGATGGATTAAAAGCTTACCCTCAATCTATATTTGTAAACGAGGTACGCACCAGCAGCTGCAAGTCCCAATGATAACATAATAAGCCAAACGGCTGCCCAAGCTGATCTCACTTGTCCACCCGTCTTGCCtaaattttaacccaaaaaaaacagtaCAAGTTATTTGTATGCATGAGGATATTAATAGAAGTGTAGAAATCCTAGTTCATGAAAACTCACTGATGCAAGTGTCATGGTCTCTCATGTAGAGAAGGTCCCCACTACAAGAGCACTCATAGCTTCCCCAGGTGTTCTTACAGCTACATTCCGGGCACTGACAGGCTTTTTTCTCCTTGCATTCATTAATGTCTAGTGAAGGAATCATGAAAATTCTTCAGCAGATGTTTATGGAATAACACAAAGAAGTACAGTAACCCAAGTGTTAACAGAGGTCTAACCTTCACACTTCTTAACACCGTCTCCTTTAAATCCTGGAGGACACTCGCATTTAATACTGTCCTTGTCCTGAAGGCATTACATGTTGAGACATAAGTATCTTACACGGTGAGATTGTGCAAAATGTGTTATACAGATGAAACACTGACCACACAAGCAGAGAACGCATGTCCATCTCTCTCTTCATGCCAACAACCTCCATTGTTAATTGTGCATCTCCCTGGCCCGCTTGCTGCAATGCAAAACACCAAATATGTACGAATCAAATAGAAGCACAACAGCAAATGCAAAGAACACAATATCCTATTGTAGAAGTCAGCCCAGTTGATCCTATTGTAAAAATACTTTTGCCACTAGTTGTAGTGATCACGCAGCCAAGATTATCTTTTTAACCCAACATCCTCTTTACAGTTCACTGACTAggaattatatgatatattccATACTGTAAGACCACAGAATGTCACACTCTGTAAGAAACCTGAGAAATATTTGGCCATTCTCGATTGGGACTGTATAACATAAGTCATAAGT
The Camelina sativa cultivar DH55 chromosome 15, Cs, whole genome shotgun sequence DNA segment above includes these coding regions:
- the LOC104748691 gene encoding F-box protein At2g14710-like, which gives rise to MAHREKLPWELIEEILSRVPPKSLVRFRIISKQWNALLDDKTFMNNHKMTFRFILATKSKIYSVSIDPVIVVRELTLGTPGLKSLKLENLVDCNELLLCGKKRGAVAWNPWLGQSRWIKPSLIKGSYMEVDGIVYDNKKYKMVAFSSGKEDDHFDMWKIYDFASDVWIDYKSEPGNSSSPNAVSGESAVSLNGTLYWVCFREENDPLCYHIRKFDFSSEKWKIFCDLPCGRNHDGDALVLRAFREDRFSLLKQCIVTKKIDIWVTENKINYENGGDVVWMNFMTLSSPNLPGLVDNVHYSQPSYFIEGKRLVVCSCDNTGQAWIYVLGDDKLISKTRILDYVVDPWPLHCTFVPSLVPLFSV